Proteins found in one Enterococcus sp. 9D6_DIV0238 genomic segment:
- a CDS encoding YxeA family protein: protein MIKKTIKKIMSLAVLLLVSAFGFRLYTYNNTSDAAALIDQLNPLVQTETLYVKTTDKYAYKFPDAVSKIDNFTYIQNCFDKNGHARKLSYTSFGRPLTPKRFLRVTTKGQSIQTWEEIDEQEIPQKIISLL, encoded by the coding sequence ATGATAAAAAAGACTATCAAGAAAATAATGAGCCTCGCTGTATTACTGCTTGTCAGTGCTTTTGGTTTTCGTTTATATACATACAATAATACATCAGATGCAGCCGCTCTTATAGATCAGCTCAATCCTTTAGTTCAGACTGAGACTTTATATGTAAAAACAACAGATAAATATGCGTATAAATTTCCGGATGCAGTGAGCAAAATAGATAATTTCACATATATCCAGAATTGTTTTGATAAAAATGGTCATGCACGTAAGTTGTCCTATACTTCCTTTGGACGACCGCTTACACCCAAGAGATTTTTGAGAGTGACGACAAAAGGACAGAGTATTCAGACTTGGGAAGAAATCGACGAGCAAGAAATCCCTCAGAAAATCATTTCACTGCTATAA
- a CDS encoding MalY/PatB family protein, with protein sequence MIDTIDFDTIIDRKGTFCTQWDYVADRFGEADLLPFTVSDTDFAVPKEIITSLQKRISHPIFGYTRWNHKVFKDSIQNWYRSRFDYTFDEDWLVYSPSVIYSISKLIELKSAPGEQVLIQTPAYDAFFKVIEAQDRIVLETKLHYENQQYTIDFLDLENKLRQPDCTIFLLCSPHNPTGRVWTKEELSQMIQLCQKYGVFLISDEIHMDILRKGEQHSPIFKWAADSQQIALCTSASKTFNTPGLIASYLMIPDMDLREQFIHILKNRDGLSSTSILGLDSTITAYDHCHDWLDQLNQYLDKNILLVKKFIQEQLPELTVVDAQATYLLWIDCSKLPFTMKQLQSALIHQGKVAIMDGSTYGESEKKFLRLNIGCSKEKLLDGLKRLKVSIDYLKQ encoded by the coding sequence ATGATAGATACAATAGATTTTGATACGATAATAGATAGAAAAGGAACCTTTTGCACACAATGGGATTATGTCGCTGACCGTTTTGGTGAAGCCGATTTACTGCCGTTCACTGTATCAGACACTGATTTTGCAGTACCGAAGGAAATCATCACTTCCCTGCAAAAGCGCATCAGCCATCCTATATTCGGCTATACGCGCTGGAATCACAAAGTATTCAAGGATAGTATTCAAAACTGGTACCGCTCACGCTTTGACTATACATTCGATGAGGATTGGCTCGTATACAGTCCATCTGTCATCTATTCGATCTCTAAGCTGATCGAATTAAAGTCAGCACCAGGTGAGCAAGTGTTGATCCAGACACCCGCTTATGACGCTTTTTTCAAAGTGATCGAAGCTCAAGATCGAATTGTCCTTGAAACAAAGCTTCACTATGAAAACCAGCAATACACGATTGATTTTCTTGATTTAGAAAATAAATTGAGGCAGCCTGACTGTACTATTTTCCTTTTGTGCAGTCCTCACAACCCTACTGGACGAGTTTGGACAAAGGAAGAGCTTAGCCAAATGATTCAGTTATGTCAAAAGTATGGGGTCTTCCTGATTTCTGACGAAATCCATATGGACATTTTACGTAAAGGAGAACAGCATTCTCCCATATTCAAGTGGGCAGCTGACTCACAACAGATCGCCCTTTGCACATCAGCAAGCAAAACTTTTAACACACCAGGGTTGATTGCTTCATATTTGATGATTCCAGATATGGACCTACGAGAACAATTTATACACATCTTAAAAAATCGAGATGGACTTTCTTCTACAAGTATTTTAGGTTTGGACAGCACTATAACAGCCTACGATCACTGCCATGATTGGCTTGACCAGTTAAATCAGTATCTTGATAAAAATATTCTACTGGTCAAAAAATTTATTCAAGAGCAACTACCGGAATTAACAGTTGTAGATGCTCAGGCAACTTACTTACTTTGGATCGATTGTTCTAAGCTTCCCTTTACAATGAAACAGCTGCAATCCGCTCTGATCCATCAAGGAAAAGTAGCGATCATGGATGGATCGACTTATGGCGAATCAGAAAAAAAATTCTTACGCTTGAATATTGGCTGCTCCAAAGAAAAACTACTTGATGGTCTTAAACGGCTTAAAGTAAGTATTGACTATTTAAAACAATAA
- the malX gene encoding maltose/glucose-specific PTS transporter subunit IIBC has product MKKKFSFWEFFQGIGKTFMLPVALLAFMGLILGIGSSFSSPSTLELLPFLDQPWLQVAFRFMSTVGGFAFTYLPLLFAMAIPLGLARSEKGVAAFSGLVGYVVMNLSINFYLTETGKLADADHLREAGQGMVLGMQSVEMGVLGGIIVGIIVYLLHNKFYTIQLPDAFAFFGGARFIPIITSLVMSIVGVLIPIIWPIFALGINSVGFAIQKAGIFGPFLFGAGERLLLPFGLHHILVSMIRFTEAGGTQIVDGQSVSGALNIFYAQLQSGSPISPAATAFLSQGKMPTFMFGLPAAALAMYRTALPENRHKIKGLLISGVIATFVTGITEPIEFLFLFIAPVLYGFHVIMTGLGFMLMALLQVVIGNTDGGVLDFLIFGVLQGTYTKWYLVLIVGALWFAVYYFVFKFAIQKFNLKTPGRELSTEDVTEKERSYTKSGKYDGPLILDALGGSANIVSLDNCITRLRLVVDDMTAVDEQELKDLGALGVIKLDSNNLQVIIGTQVATVKNELENLME; this is encoded by the coding sequence ATGAAAAAGAAATTTAGTTTTTGGGAATTCTTCCAGGGGATCGGTAAAACATTTATGCTGCCCGTTGCATTATTGGCTTTTATGGGATTGATCTTAGGGATTGGCAGTTCGTTTTCCAGTCCTTCAACTCTTGAATTACTGCCATTTTTAGATCAGCCGTGGCTGCAGGTTGCCTTCCGTTTTATGTCAACGGTCGGTGGTTTTGCTTTTACGTATTTGCCCTTATTATTTGCGATGGCGATCCCTTTAGGACTAGCCCGCAGTGAAAAAGGAGTTGCTGCCTTTTCTGGACTAGTCGGCTATGTAGTCATGAACTTATCCATCAATTTTTACCTGACTGAAACAGGAAAACTAGCAGATGCAGATCATTTGCGTGAAGCAGGTCAGGGAATGGTTTTAGGGATGCAGTCCGTCGAAATGGGGGTATTAGGCGGAATTATTGTTGGGATCATCGTTTATTTACTTCATAATAAGTTTTATACGATTCAATTACCAGATGCTTTCGCCTTTTTCGGCGGTGCACGATTTATTCCGATCATTACTTCGCTTGTGATGTCTATCGTTGGGGTACTGATCCCAATTATTTGGCCGATTTTTGCTCTTGGTATCAATAGTGTGGGGTTTGCGATTCAAAAAGCAGGTATTTTTGGTCCATTTTTATTCGGTGCTGGCGAGCGTTTGCTTTTACCGTTTGGCTTACATCACATCTTAGTTTCAATGATTCGTTTTACCGAAGCCGGTGGGACTCAAATCGTCGATGGACAAAGTGTTTCCGGTGCGCTGAATATTTTCTACGCTCAGCTTCAAAGCGGTTCACCGATCAGTCCAGCAGCTACAGCCTTCTTATCTCAAGGAAAAATGCCGACCTTCATGTTCGGCTTACCAGCAGCAGCCTTGGCAATGTATCGAACTGCGCTGCCTGAAAATCGTCATAAAATCAAAGGTTTATTGATTTCCGGTGTGATTGCAACCTTCGTTACAGGGATCACTGAACCGATCGAGTTTCTTTTCTTATTTATTGCACCTGTTTTATATGGTTTCCACGTCATCATGACGGGTTTAGGTTTTATGCTCATGGCTTTACTTCAAGTTGTGATCGGTAATACTGACGGCGGCGTTTTAGACTTTTTGATTTTCGGTGTTTTACAAGGAACGTATACAAAATGGTATCTCGTTTTGATTGTCGGTGCCTTATGGTTTGCCGTTTACTACTTTGTTTTCAAATTTGCGATTCAAAAATTCAATTTGAAAACACCCGGACGTGAACTGTCGACAGAAGATGTGACTGAAAAAGAACGAAGCTATACGAAAAGCGGAAAATACGACGGTCCTCTGATTCTTGATGCTCTAGGCGGAAGTGCCAATATCGTCTCCTTGGATAATTGTATCACCCGTTTACGTTTAGTTGTGGATGATATGACTGCGGTCGATGAGCAAGAACTGAAAGATCTAGGTGCGTTAGGAGTTATCAAATTAGATAGTAATAATCTTCAGGTCATCATTGGTACACAGGTCGCTACTGTCAAAAATGAACTGGAAAACTTAATGGAGTAG
- a CDS encoding MurR/RpiR family transcriptional regulator encodes MNILLKKFQKKQALLSPLEQQVLAYIIEHPDEITQSRINDIAEKIYVSTATISRTSQALGYSGFQEMKYALIRHMEDEQRQIYHPSKDLTQLTARVQFELDQTLKAIEEDSLETGAKLLAEGQRVEFFGVGSSFSCCFEAARKLTFAGRIADAREDWDELRIVANHLTAKDTAVLVSYSGETMLALEYAALLKENNVPIIAVIGTKNSPLEQLASIVFHVEVTNGYYGEIDMSSRIPMHVILELLILRYIESYAEK; translated from the coding sequence ATGAACATCCTACTAAAAAAATTTCAAAAGAAGCAAGCACTGCTAAGTCCTTTGGAACAACAAGTTTTGGCATATATCATTGAACATCCAGATGAGATCACACAAAGTCGGATCAATGATATTGCGGAAAAAATCTATGTTTCAACAGCTACGATCAGTCGTACTAGCCAAGCTTTAGGTTACTCAGGTTTTCAGGAGATGAAATATGCTCTGATTCGTCATATGGAAGATGAGCAGCGTCAAATCTATCATCCCTCAAAAGACCTGACACAATTAACAGCTCGTGTCCAATTTGAACTTGACCAAACCCTAAAAGCTATAGAAGAAGATTCCTTGGAAACGGGTGCTAAATTATTAGCAGAAGGACAGCGTGTGGAATTTTTTGGTGTAGGCAGCTCGTTTTCTTGCTGTTTTGAGGCTGCTAGAAAGCTGACTTTTGCTGGTAGAATCGCGGATGCGCGAGAAGATTGGGATGAGCTGAGGATCGTCGCAAATCATTTAACAGCTAAGGATACCGCCGTTCTTGTCAGTTACAGTGGTGAAACGATGCTGGCACTTGAATATGCAGCACTTCTCAAAGAAAACAATGTGCCGATCATTGCTGTCATTGGAACTAAAAATAGCCCTTTAGAGCAGCTTGCGTCTATCGTCTTTCATGTAGAAGTGACTAATGGCTACTACGGAGAGATAGATATGAGTTCCCGGATTCCTATGCATGTAATATTGGAGCTTTTGATTCTCCGCTATATCGAATCCTATGCCGAAAAATGA
- a CDS encoding YebC/PmpR family DNA-binding transcriptional regulator — translation MAGHSKWKNIQGRKNAQDAKRGKIFQKLSREIYVAAKAGGPDPATNAALRLVMDKAKAANMPNDNIDRALKKASSSGDNEHYDEITYEGYGPGGTAILVYALTDNRNRTATNVRVAFTRNGGSLGETGSVSYMFDRKGYIAIEREGLSIDEEGMFEQVLEAGADDLETLDEVFEIYTAPEDFVSVRDALETNGFTLAQAELTMIPQTETSLTKEQQEQLQVLVDKLEEDDDVSEVFTSADM, via the coding sequence ATGGCGGGTCATAGTAAATGGAAAAATATTCAAGGTAGAAAAAATGCGCAGGATGCAAAGAGAGGAAAGATTTTTCAAAAGCTTTCAAGGGAAATCTATGTTGCAGCTAAAGCTGGCGGACCAGATCCTGCAACGAATGCAGCATTACGCTTGGTGATGGACAAGGCAAAGGCGGCCAATATGCCGAATGACAATATCGATCGAGCCTTGAAAAAGGCTAGTAGTTCTGGAGATAATGAGCATTATGATGAAATTACTTATGAAGGATATGGTCCTGGCGGAACGGCGATTTTAGTTTATGCATTGACCGATAATCGAAATCGGACAGCGACGAATGTGCGTGTCGCATTCACAAGAAATGGCGGTTCTTTAGGGGAGACAGGCTCTGTTAGTTATATGTTCGACCGTAAAGGCTATATTGCAATCGAGCGTGAGGGATTGTCGATCGATGAAGAGGGAATGTTTGAACAAGTCCTTGAAGCTGGCGCTGACGATTTGGAAACGTTAGATGAAGTATTTGAAATATATACAGCACCAGAAGATTTTGTTTCTGTTCGTGATGCGCTGGAAACAAATGGATTTACATTAGCACAAGCAGAGTTGACGATGATTCCGCAAACGGAGACTAGTTTAACTAAAGAGCAGCAGGAGCAACTCCAAGTGCTTGTTGATAAGCTAGAAGAAGATGACGATGTTTCAGAAGTGTTTACTTCTGCTGACATGTAG
- a CDS encoding helix-turn-helix domain-containing protein, whose translation MLAFDIFDTGTGNKLQLLYLLYKKEDWYSIDELVFDSHLERKSVLKYTKELARDLLEINSSQTTIQIEFSKGKGFRFEGGTLGYLKSIPIISEQSISLSLMKELFFQTKLSLDYFQQKYFVSESTLRRKVKHFNNILQKYNLKIKSLNRELSIEGSEPQFRYLSYIAFWNVYRGISWPFPAIDQQKILDFIENEMRRYSPFKDISAVNWSYVIAINLYRYNQKKELSSEDLPEFTHQLNHDALSTLGIHDSILTTIQHYFHVSIPEADFLCLLFQTRSSFLLVPSISKRLLDVHKALNTPVYQMYQIYLDVIKPDLSSTDEQTKITYRSVILVGFLTDILFPNFSTTFSGYDYTKYLKQYYPFLREEMVKKFYEMQKKSENITFINEEMLVARFCEAHALIQSPTVFSPPVYIQLETDLPVIMEKITAKQILYFLKPFYNVSFVSPTDPTEISKPDLIIASTTYPLLNKRAKTIPVVYINPGFSSTDIFNIIEVIENKIEFRNP comes from the coding sequence ATGTTAGCATTTGACATATTTGATACAGGTACAGGAAATAAGCTACAGCTTCTTTATCTGCTATATAAAAAAGAGGATTGGTATTCTATTGATGAACTGGTTTTTGATAGTCATCTGGAAAGAAAATCTGTTCTTAAATATACAAAAGAATTGGCTCGTGACTTGCTGGAAATAAACTCTAGTCAAACTACTATTCAAATAGAATTCTCAAAAGGGAAAGGATTTCGTTTTGAAGGAGGAACATTGGGTTATCTGAAATCAATCCCAATTATCTCAGAACAATCAATTTCATTATCTTTAATGAAAGAACTCTTTTTCCAAACTAAACTATCCTTAGATTATTTTCAGCAAAAATATTTTGTTAGCGAAAGTACATTGCGTAGAAAAGTAAAGCACTTCAATAACATCCTTCAAAAATATAATCTGAAAATAAAATCCCTCAATCGCGAACTTAGTATCGAGGGAAGTGAACCGCAGTTTCGATATCTTAGTTATATTGCGTTTTGGAATGTTTATCGTGGAATTTCCTGGCCATTTCCTGCAATCGACCAACAAAAAATCCTAGATTTTATTGAAAATGAAATGCGCCGCTATTCTCCTTTTAAAGATATCTCAGCTGTCAACTGGAGCTATGTGATCGCGATCAACCTGTATAGATATAACCAAAAAAAAGAACTATCTTCTGAAGATTTACCAGAATTTACCCATCAACTCAATCATGATGCACTTTCTACTCTTGGTATTCATGATTCAATTCTTACAACAATACAACATTATTTTCATGTATCTATTCCAGAAGCAGATTTTCTTTGCTTACTCTTTCAAACAAGATCTAGTTTTCTATTAGTTCCTTCTATTTCAAAAAGACTTTTAGATGTCCATAAAGCACTGAATACTCCTGTCTACCAGATGTATCAAATTTATTTAGATGTGATAAAACCAGATCTATCTTCTACTGATGAACAAACTAAGATTACTTACCGAAGCGTCATTTTAGTCGGTTTTCTTACAGATATTTTATTTCCTAATTTCTCCACCACGTTTTCGGGATATGATTATACGAAGTATTTAAAACAGTATTATCCTTTTTTACGTGAAGAAATGGTTAAAAAATTTTATGAAATGCAAAAAAAATCAGAGAATATAACTTTTATCAACGAAGAGATGTTAGTTGCCCGTTTCTGTGAAGCACATGCGCTTATCCAAAGTCCTACAGTCTTTTCCCCACCAGTCTATATACAACTAGAAACAGATTTACCTGTGATCATGGAAAAAATCACAGCAAAACAAATACTATATTTTTTAAAACCTTTTTACAATGTTTCATTTGTTTCACCAACTGACCCTACCGAAATATCGAAACCTGATTTGATCATTGCTTCAACAACCTATCCTCTTTTAAATAAGAGAGCGAAAACGATTCCTGTTGTATATATCAATCCAGGATTTAGCTCAACAGATATATTTAATATTATAGAAGTAATTGAAAATAAAATAGAATTCAGAAATCCTTGA
- a CDS encoding tyrosine-type recombinase/integrase, with protein MVKKGENIYKRKDGRWEGRYIKERTLKNKIVYGYIYGRQYAEVKERLTVIKAKYLLSDYSMTRYNGTIETFISNWMMSTMKYIVKPTTYSNYVRLIKRHIIPSVGSIELQKITQEDVQTLVYQLAQQQFASGTIRNVFNILKKALNLAVEQKYLRENPCKNIILPKTTTKKVSALSLNDQRKVELLALQEKECSPIILALYSGMRIGEISGLKWEDIDFEKQVIHVKRTITRITNEHTTTTKTEVVEGTPKSNNSERVIPLAKNLSNYLMDKKQKTSSVYVISCNGGLTEPRTINYRFKKIVNTIGLPEIRFHSLRHTFATRCLEQGVDVASLSQILGHHSTKLTLDTYADSLLENRQAAIATIDNLFLNAQ; from the coding sequence ATGGTGAAAAAGGGAGAAAATATTTATAAACGCAAAGATGGGCGTTGGGAAGGAAGATATATAAAGGAACGAACATTAAAAAATAAAATCGTATACGGATATATATATGGGCGACAATACGCTGAGGTGAAAGAAAGGTTGACAGTGATAAAAGCAAAATACCTTCTCAGTGATTATTCTATGACTCGTTACAACGGGACTATTGAGACGTTTATCAGTAACTGGATGATGTCTACAATGAAATATATCGTTAAACCAACTACATACTCTAATTATGTTCGATTGATCAAACGACACATCATCCCGAGTGTAGGTTCGATAGAATTACAAAAAATCACTCAAGAAGATGTTCAAACGCTTGTGTATCAATTGGCACAGCAGCAGTTTGCTTCTGGCACAATCAGAAATGTGTTCAACATTTTGAAAAAAGCATTGAACTTAGCTGTTGAACAAAAATATTTACGCGAAAACCCATGTAAAAATATTATTTTGCCTAAAACAACAACAAAAAAAGTTTCAGCTCTCTCCTTGAATGACCAAAGAAAAGTCGAACTGCTAGCTTTACAAGAGAAAGAATGTTCTCCAATCATTTTGGCTTTATATTCTGGTATGAGAATTGGTGAAATCAGTGGACTTAAGTGGGAAGATATCGACTTTGAAAAACAAGTTATTCACGTCAAACGAACAATCACACGAATTACGAATGAACATACTACTACGACAAAAACAGAGGTTGTTGAGGGGACACCTAAGTCAAATAACTCCGAGAGGGTTATTCCGTTAGCAAAGAACTTATCTAATTATTTGATGGATAAAAAACAAAAAACATCTAGTGTTTATGTTATCTCATGTAATGGGGGACTGACAGAGCCAAGAACAATCAACTATCGATTTAAAAAGATAGTAAATACTATAGGATTGCCAGAAATTCGTTTTCATTCTTTGCGCCACACATTTGCAACGCGTTGTTTAGAGCAAGGAGTTGATGTCGCAAGTTTAAGTCAAATTTTAGGACATCATTCAACAAAACTAACATTAGATACATATGCAGATTCCTTATTAGAAAATCGCCAAGCTGCAATTGCTACAATAGATAATCTATTTTTAAATGCTCAGTAA